The genomic DNA GCCGATAAGGCTAATGCTTATCCGTCTCAACTTTCCGGTGGTCAAAAACAGAGGGTGGCAATTGCCCGCTCCCTTGCCATGCAGCCTCAAATAATGCTCTTTGATGAACCAACCAGTGCCCTGGACCCGGAGTTGGTAGGAGAGGTTTTAGAAGTAATTAAAGAATTGGCCCGAGAAGGAATGACTATGATCATCGTTACTCATGAAATGAGTTTTGCCAGAGAAGTTGCCGATCGTATTCTGTTTATGGATCAGGGAAGGATTTTGGAAGAAGCTTCTCCCCAAGCGTTATTTACTAATCCAAAACATAGTCGGACTCAAGAATTTTTGCGTAAAGCGTTATAAAAGATATCATTTATAAATAACATAAAAAATAATAATATTAAAGCAATTTGTCTGCAAACTTTAGACTTGACGGCAAATTGCTTCTTTAGCATTAGGTAAATATTTTTTTAGAGGGAAAGAACAACTTGCGTGGAAATAAGTAATAGTAAGAAGGAGGTATAATTTTGTACTGGAACGAAAAAATTGAAACAATGACTCGAGATGAATTACAGGAACTACAGTTAGAACGTCTGCAGCAAACAGTGGAAAGATCATATTACAATGTGCCTCACTATCGGAAGGCTATGCAGGACATAGGCCTAGAACCTGGCGATATCAAAAGTTTAGATGATCTTTCGAAGCTACAGTTTACTTATAAAAGCGATTTGCGGGATAATTATCCCTACGGTATGTTTGCAGTGCCTTTAAGCGAGGTGGTGCGTATTCATTCCACTTCAGGGACTACCGGTAAGCCTACTGTTGTAGGGTACACTAGAAATGATATAAATACTTGGTCTGAATTGATGGCTCGTGCTCTAACCTGTGCCGGTGCTTCCAAAAATGATGTAATTCATAATGCTTATGGTTATGGATTATTTACTGGAGGCCTAGGATTTCATTATGGGGCAGAAAAAGTTGGTGCATCTGTAATCCCTATTTCCGGCGGTAATAGTAAAAGGCAAGTGATGATTATGCGCGACTATGGCAGTACTATATTAACTTGTACTCCTTCATACGCCGTCAACATTGCCGAAGTACTAGAGGAAATGGGTTTAACAGCAGCTGATTTGAAACTAAAAGCAGGAATTTTTGGTGCTGAACCCTGGTCCAACAATATGCGGAAGAATATTGAGGAAAAACTGGGCATTATTGCTTTAGATATATACGGTCTAAGTGAAATTATTGGCCCAGGTGTAGCCATAGAATGTCCTGAAAAAAATGGGCTCCATATTTTTGAAGATCACTTTATTCCTGAGATAATTGATCCGGAAACTGGAGATGTATTGCCTTATGGCAGTGTAGGGGAATTAGTTTTTACTTCACTGACTAAGGAAGCATTGCCAATGCTGCGCTACCGAACAAGGGATATAACATCCCTTACTTTAGAAAAGTGTCCCTGTGGTCGTACTCACGTTAAAATGCAGCGGGTCAGCGGTCGTACTGATGACATGTTGATTATTCGAGGAGTAAACGTTTTCCCATCTCAAATTGAAAGTGTTTTATTACAGGCGGGCTTAGTAGAACCTCATTATTTAATTATCGTAGACCGTGTTAAGAATCTGGACACCATTGAAGTACAAGTAGAAGTCTCACCTACATTGTTTTCTGATAAAATTCGTAAACTAGAAGAATTAGGACGTAAAATAGAAGCAGATATGGTAAGCATGCTAGGTATATCCATAAAAGTAAGGTTAGTTGAACCCAAGTCTATCGAACGCAGCGAAGGAAAAGCGAAAAGAGTGCTGGACAAAAGAAAGATTTAAATATAAAAGGAGGAAGCAGCGTGAAAATTAAACAAATATCTGTTTTTTTAGAAAACAAATCAGGAAGGCTGGCCTCTGTAACTAAAACATTAGCACAAAATAACATTAATATTCGGGCCCTTTCTATAGCAGATACATCGGATTTCGGAATTTTGCGCTTAATTGTAGATCAACCTGAATTCGCTTACCAAAAGCTTAAGGCTAACGGTTTCACGGTAAGTGAAACTGAGGTTATTGGAGTAGCAATGCCGGATGAGCCCGGAGGCTTAGCTAAAGTGCTGCAAGAACTCGAAGAATCAGAAATTAATATTGAATACCTTTATGCTTTTTTAAGTAAAAGCCATGAAAATGCTTTAGTAATTTTTAGAGTAGAAAATATTGATGAGGCTATTGTTAAATTAACTGATAAAGGTTTAAAAGTACTGCCTGGAGACCAAATTTATAAATTATAGCGAGTCAATTAATAGGTAAGAGGTGTAGACAATGTCGGAATATCAAGGAATTGTTGCTAGAAAAGCCTTAGAAAAAATCAAACCCTATGTGCCTGGGAAACCATTGGAAGAAGTTGAAAGGGAACTGGGAATTACCAATGCTATTAAAATGGCCTCTAACGAAAATCCCTTAGGACCGTCTCCAAAGGCAGTTGGGGCCACCCAAAAAAGTTTAGCTAAATTACATATTTACCCAGATGGTGCCTGCCATAATTTAACTCAAAAACTAGTAGAACATCTAAAAATAGGTGCTGAGCAAATTTTTATTGGCAACGGATCTGACTCTGCCATTAAGCTTTTAGGTGAGACTTTTATTAACCCTGGGGACAATGCCATTATGGCTACTCCCAGTTTTTCTGAATATGATTTTTCGGTGAAACTAATGGGTGGGGAAAGTAAAGAAATACCCTGTGTAGATTTTAAACACGATTTAGCTAGTATGCTTCAGGCAATAGATGAAAAAACAAAAATGGTTTTTATTTGTAATCCTAATAATCCTACAGGAACTATTATTACGCGACAGGAAATTGACGATTTTATGGCTAGGGTTCCGGAAAACATTTTAGTGGTATTTGATGAAGCTTATTATGAATACGTATCTGATCCCCAATTTGTTACGGGTTTAGAGTATATTAAAAAAGGCTATAAAAATGTCATAGTTTTAAGAACTTTTTCTAAAATCTATGGCTTAGCAGCCTTACGTGTAGGCTATGCTGTTGCTGATGCTAACCTTATTTCCTGGTTAAAAAGAGCCATGCTGCCTTTTGATGTAAACACACTGGCTCAGGTAGGGGCCACAGCTGCTTTAGATGATAAGGAACATGTGGAAAAAAGCAAAAATGTTAACGAAGCAGGAAAAAAATATTTGTACGAAAAATTTTCTGCTATGGGATTAACATATACTGAGACGGAAACTAATTTTATTTGGGTAAAGATTAATCAAGATTGCCGTAAAGTGTTCCAAGCAATGCTGCGAGAGGGAATAATTATTAGAACTGGGGATATTTTTGGTTTTAATGAGTATATACGGGTAACTATTGGAACCCCAGAACAAAACGAAAGGTTTATTAATACTTTAACAAAGGTAGTAGAAAATATTAAAAAATAGTAATAATTTCCTTATGCCCCTTATATAAATTATTAGTAACAAATTAAGGAAGAGGGGGCAACGGAAATTGTTTAGACTGCAGTTTAAAAAGAGTTTATGCTTACTTGTATTTGCCACAATTATGCTGGCCATTGTCGCTGGATGTAGTACTACGGATACTCTAAGTTCATTAAAAGCAAAATTTAGCGGCAACGAAGAGCCGACTTCTGCTAACCTGGAAGAAAGCACTGGAATAGCTGAGGACCAAATTGCTTCTGAGGAGGCCCAGACTGAAACTACTAAAGTGCTTCTCTATTTCAGCAACGCAGATGGAAAAGCTTTAGTAGCTGAAGAACGTACTATCCCTAAAGTCGATGGTTTAGCTAGAGAAACAATCAATCAGCTTATTCAGGGACCCGAAGCACAAAGCAAACTAAAAGCAACAATTCCGGCTGGTACTAAGCTGAAGGATATTAATATTCGCCCGGATGGAAAAGCTATTGTTGATTTTAGTCAAGATTTAGTTACTAATTATTCCGGCGATGGAACAGCCGAAACACTAACTGTTTATTCCATAGTAAACACCTTGACCCAATTTCCAACGGTGAAAGAAGTACAAATTTTAGTTGATGGCAAACAGGTGGAAACTATTGGTGGTCATGTTAAAGTTTCTTCTGCAATGACTAGAGATGATAAAATAATTGAATAAAATTTATAAAGCCTATAAACTAAAGCCCTGCTTAGCAGGGCTTTAGTTTTTTTGGAATTAAGAAAATAAGGCAGGAAATTCGACAGAAAAGTAGAACTAAATAATGATTGGTAGAAATAAAGCTTTGGCAGACATAAGGAAGGTGATGCAACTGAAAAAGTATAGTACAAGATGGTTTTTTGTTTTAACCGTACTCCTTTGTAACATCTTTTTTGGGACAGTACTGGTTAATGCGTATGCTGCCGGAGAAAATGTCAGGATTACTGTTAATGACAAAGAGATTCAAGCCGATGTACAGCCCTATATTGACAACCAAAATCGCACTATGGTTTCGATTCGTGTTATCAGCCAAGAACTAGGTTATAGCGTTGAGTGGAATAGCCAGGCTCAGGAAGTTACAGTCCGGGGCCAAGGAACTACAATTAAGTTGTGGGTTGGTAAGACTGAATCCTTGGTTAATGGGCGGCAGGTTACACTTGATACCACTGCTACGCTGAAAGACGGTAGAGTAATGGTGCCTTTACGCTTCATTATGGAAAGCTTAGGGGTAAGTGTAAATTACAACAACCAAACAAGAGTAGTAAGTATTGTCCAAAAAGACAAAGGACAGGAAAATGTAGAGGTTATCCCTGTTAGTGGAAAAGTAGCTCAAGTTTCCGGTTCCGTAGTTAATATTCGCAGCGGACCTGGGACAAATTATGCTGTTAAAACCAAGGTTTATAGCGGTCAAAAGCTAGATGTGCTGGGGCAAAATAAAAGCGGGGATTGGTATCAGGTAGCGGTTGCTAACAATAATGCAGGTTGGATTGCAGGCAGCTTAGTAACACTGCGTTCCGAAGGAGACACCTCATCAAGAACTCCGGAACCTGGAGAAAATTCTCAAACTGATACAGATACTTCAGATGAAGAACTAGTATCAATTGAGAATATTAGTGTGGATACTACCGGAAATGATGTTACATTTACCGTAACTGCCAGCGGCAAATTAAATTATTCTACATTCCGCTTAGATAATCCTCGCAGGCTGGTAGTAGATTTTCCAAACAGTGTTCTAAAACTCTCGGAACAGCTGGATACAATTAGTGTTAATCAGGGACTTGTAAAAAGCATTCGTGTGGGACAATATAGCGTGAGACAGTCTAGAATAACAGTAGATATAACTGGTGCTGCAGGGATTGCCTTAGCTAGCTCAGCAAACAATAGCAGTAAACTAACCTTTAAAGTCGAAAAACCTTCGTTAAAAGGAAAGACTATTGTTATTGACCCTGGACATGGCAGTATTCAATCTGGAGGATCATCTGACCCAGGTGCAAGAGGCCCCAGCGGACTTTTTGAAAGGGACGTTGTTTTGAATGTTTCCCTCAAAGTTAAGGAGCTATTGGAGGCTAAGGGAGCAAAAGTCATTATGACGAGAACGGGGAATACTTACCTAACTTTAAAGGGCAGAGCTGAGGTTGCTAATAAAAATAATGCTCAAATTTTTGTATGTATCCATTGCAATGCTAGTACAAGCCGGTCGGCTAACGGCACTGCAACTTACTATTATGCTCAAGGCAGTTTATCTACCCAACGAGAAATAAGACAAAGACTCGCCAGTACTGTACAAGAACAATTGGTAAAAGCTATTGGACGTAAGAATAGGGGCATTGTGGAAGCTAATTTTGCCGTTTTAAGATATACCAATGTACCGTCAATTTTAGTAGAAACAGCTTTTATTTCTAACTACGAAGAAGAAGCACTACTTGCCAAAAGCGATTTTCAGGATAAAATTGCAGTAGGTATTACAAATGGCATAGAAAAGTATTTCATGGAATAATTTTAGATAAATACTATTTCCTGCTGGTATTTATTTAAGAATTGATACATAATTTAGTATAGGTTCAATTTGTGCCTAAGAGTGGTGTTACCCTCTTAGGCCTTTTCATGGCAGTAAACACGGCTTAATCATACTCGGGGGTGGTAAAATATGATACCTATAGGCGTATTCGATTCAGGCGTAGGTGGACTAACGGTGGTTAGGCAAGTCTTTAAGAAACTACCGGACCAAAAAATAATCTACTACGGAGATACAGCTCGTGTCCCCTACGGAGGAAAACCTAAAGAAGAATTAATTTACTTAGCAGATATTATAACGAATTTTTTAATCTCTAAAGGGGCGAAAGTAATTGTAGATGCTTGTAACAGCACTTCTGCCGTGGCCTTAGAGCATTTACAAAACAAATATAATATTCCTGTACTGGGAGTTATTGAGCCAGGTGTTACGTCAGCATTAGAGGCTACAAAAAACGGCAAGATTGGCTTGATAGCAACAAAAGCTACTGTCCAAAGTGGTATGCATAGTAGAAAAATTAAAGAGTTAAGTCCTAATGTTAAAATATATGCTCAGTCATGTCCGGAATTTGTTCCTCTAATCGAGGAAGGTAAAATAACTGGAGCAGAAATAAAGATTGCTGCCCAAAAATATCTTTTGCCTCTAAAAAAGGCAGGTATTGATACATTGATCTTAGGGTGTACACATTATCCTTTTATTGCCCCCCTCTTGGCAGAAATATTAGGTGATGATGTAACTTTAGTAGATCCGGCTGTTGAAACAGTAAATCAACTTTGTGCTTACATGCCCCAGCGCAGTACTCAAGAGGTTAACAATCAATATGATTTTTACGTAAGTGGCGATGCAGAACAATTTGGCAAAATAGCTAATGAGCTTTTAGCTGGATATTCGGTTCAAAATGTGGAAAAGCTAGTTGTTGTGTGATAAACTAAACAATACTTAATAGCTTGGATATACTTGGGAGGTTCTTATATGGGAAGAAATGGTGGAAGGCATTTAGACGCATTAAGGCCGGTACAAATAATAAGGAATTACCTGCAATATGCTGAAGGTTCCTGTTTAATCTCAGTAGGAAATACTAAGGTAATCTGTACCGCTTCAATAGAAGATAAAGTGCCTCCTTTTTTGAAAGGTACTAACCAAGGGTGGATTACGGCAGAATATGCTATGCTTCCCCGTTCGACAAAGACTAGAACTTTCCGTGAAGTAACTAAAGGCAAAGCGTCAGGGAGAACCCAAGAAATACAACGCCTAGTTGGACGTTCTTTACGTTCTGTTGTAGATTTATCTGTCATTGGGGAAAGAACTATTTGGCTAGATTGCGATGTTCTTCAGGCAGATGGAGGTACAAGAACAGCGGCAGTTACTGGTGCTTTTATTGCTTTAGTTGATGCGTTGCAGGGAATGGTTCAAAAGAAGATAATTGCTGAACTACCAGTGGCAGATTTCTTAGCAGCAACCAGCGTTGGCAAAGTAAATGGTAAATTGGTTCTGGATTTGGAGTACGAGGAAGATTCGCAAGCGGAAGTAGATATGAATGTAGTTATGACTGCCCAGGGTAAAATAGTTGAAATTCAAGGAACTGCAGAAAAATCCCCTTTTGATCGAACGGAATTAAATAAACTATTGGATTTAGCTCAAAAGGGTATTTCTGAGCTTATTGCCTTACAGCGCAAAACATTGGCTCAGAATTTAGAAGGAGCGTACCATGCTTGAAATTGTTGTTGCCACACGTAATCAGGGAAAATTGAAGGAATTTAAGCAGCTGATCCAAGGTCTGCCTATAAAATTATACTCCTTAGATGATTTTACAGAAATTCCGGAGATAGCTGAAACGGGCAGTACTTTTCAGGAAAATGCTCTTTTAAAAGCAAGAATAGTATCCCAAACTACAGGACTAGTTACTTTAGCTGATGATTCAGGTTTAGAGGTTGATAAATTGCATGGTGAGCCGGGAATATATTCAGCACGCTATGCTGGGGAACCAACTAACGACCAAGCTAATAATGCTAAGCTTTTAAATAAATTACAGGGGATTCCTTTAGCAGAAAGAACAGCCCGATTTCGTGCGGTCATTGCAATTTATTTGCCGGAGGGGAAATATTATTTTGCTGAGGGAAGTTGTGCGGGATTAATTGGCCTGGAACCAAAAGGGAACTTTGGCTTCGGCTACGATCCTTTGTTTATTTTGCCGGACTTAAACAAAACCATGGCAGAACTAGCTTTGGAAGAAAAAAACGAGTTTAGCCATAGAGCTAAGGCTTTTCGACAGTCTGTCGCAATTCTAGAAAAAATTATTGATAAAACAGCAAAATAGCCTTGCATTTGTCTTAGGTAAGTGCTATAATTACCCTTGCGTTCGAGAGAGACAAGCATAACGCAACGACTTGTTAAAAAAATCCTTTTGACTTTTCGGCTAATGCATGTTATAATAAAGCTTGTCAGTTTCGATGGATCCAATGCGGGTGTAGCTCAATGGTAGAGCCCCAGCCTTCCAAGCTGGTCGTGTGGGTTCGATTCCCATCACCCGCTCCATTTATGCGTCTGTAGCTCAGCTGGATAGAGCAACGGACTTCTAATCCGTAGGTCACAGGTTCGAATCCTGTCAGGCGCGCCATTGGTATTTATGGTGGGTGTAGCTCAGTTGGCAGAGCACCAGATTGTGGCTCTGGGGGCCGTGGGTTCAAGTCCCATCATCCACCCCACAAAACCATGCATTGGGGCGTCGCCAAGCGGTAAGGCAGCGGATTTTGGATCCGCCATGCGTTGGTTCGAATCCAGCCGCCCCAGCCAGTAATAAGGTAATAATTTGCGAGCCATTAGCTCAGTTGGTAGAGCACCTGACTTTTAATCAGGGTGTCCCGCGTTCGAGTCGCGGATGGCTCACCATATTTAGATAAGTTTTGTTCTGTATTTGGCTATTACTCTTAAAAAATGCGTTAAAAAATGCGGGAGTGGCGGAATTGGCAGACGCGCTAGACTTAGGATCTAGTGGTTTTACCGTGGGGGTTCAAGTCCCTTCTCCCGCACCACTTTAAGGTTAATCACCAAATGAGACATTCTTGTTTCAGCTGTTTTAACCGTTATATAATAGCCTGCGCGGGGTATTTTAAACCGCATAATGCGGAAGTAGCTCAGTGGTAGAGCATCGCCTTGCCAAGGCGAGGGTCGCGAGTTCGAATCTCGTCTTCCGCTCCACTAGTTTAATAACTACTAGCAGCCTCGGTAGGGTTATCCCACCGAGGTCTTGCTGTTTCAAGGCACTTGTTTCAGCTGCTGGGCGCTGGAAAATCAGATTGCGCAAGAACCGTATACCCTATTCAGCAGGAAAAAATATATTGTTGCCGAAATAAATGTTATGATGGTTTTTATTGTTGGTTATAATAGGGTTACGCTTTAGAAATACAATACATATATTAAATAACAAGACAGGGGGAGCATAAATGAAGTCTGAGGTGGAAAAGATAGAGAAGAATCGGGTGGCACTACGGGTTGAGGTAGATGCCGGGGAATTTGAAAAAGCAGTTCAGCAAGCTCACAAAAAGTTAGGCAAGCAGGTCAATATACCTGGTTTTAGAAAAGGCAAAGTACCTCGAAAGGTTCTGGAAAGGTATATAGGGAAAGAAGCTTTATATAATGAGGCTTCAGATATAATACTGCCCAACGCATATTATAATGCTGTTGTCGAAAATGAACTTGAACCAATTGATCAACCTAACGTTGAATTAGTTCAAGCTGAGGAAGGCAAGCCATTTATTTTTAAAGCAACAGTTGAAGTTGTACCTGAAGTCAACTTAGGTGATTACACCAATATAACTGTGGAAAAGAAGGTTAAAGAAGTAACAGAAGCTGATGTAGATAAATACATGGCAAATTTGCAGCAAAGGCACGCTGAATTAGTAAATGTTGAGTCCGGGGAAGTTCAGCCAGGTGACATAGTACAGATTAATTTTGAAGGTTTCATGGATGGTAAGGCTTTTGAAGGAGGAAAGGCTGAAAACTACTCTTTGACCATTGGTTCTAATACCTTTATCCCAGGTTTTGAAGACCAAATCCTGGGCATGAAGCAAGGAGAGGAAAAAGATATTAATGTTACTTTCCCAGAGGATTACCATCAAAAAGAACTAGCAGGCAAACCTGCACTATTTAAAGTTAGAGTTAACGAGATTAAACGCAAGGAGTTAGCATTATTAGACGATGAATTTGCTAAAGATGTCAGTGAGTTTGACACCCTTGTGGAATTAAAAAACGATGCTAGGAATAAACTTAAAACAACTAACGAGACACAAGCCGAAAATAAGGCTAAGTCTGACTTAATTGAAAAAGTTATAGCCCAGGCTGAAGTTGAAATACCACAAGTAATGATTGACAGAAAAGTAAATGAGTATCTTGAAGACTTTAAATTTAGATTACAGCAGCAAGGCCTTAATTATGAACAATACTTAGAGTATGCCACCTTAACGGAAGATAAAATTAAAGAAGACTATCGTACTAGAGCAGAGCAAAGAGTGAAAACAGAGTTGGTTTTAGCAGCCATAGCCAAAAAA from Bacillota bacterium LX-D includes the following:
- the murI gene encoding glutamate racemase is translated as MIPIGVFDSGVGGLTVVRQVFKKLPDQKIIYYGDTARVPYGGKPKEELIYLADIITNFLISKGAKVIVDACNSTSAVALEHLQNKYNIPVLGVIEPGVTSALEATKNGKIGLIATKATVQSGMHSRKIKELSPNVKIYAQSCPEFVPLIEEGKITGAEIKIAAQKYLLPLKKAGIDTLILGCTHYPFIAPLLAEILGDDVTLVDPAVETVNQLCAYMPQRSTQEVNNQYDFYVSGDAEQFGKIANELLAGYSVQNVEKLVVV
- a CDS encoding phenylacetate--CoA ligase, with the translated sequence MLYWNEKIETMTRDELQELQLERLQQTVERSYYNVPHYRKAMQDIGLEPGDIKSLDDLSKLQFTYKSDLRDNYPYGMFAVPLSEVVRIHSTSGTTGKPTVVGYTRNDINTWSELMARALTCAGASKNDVIHNAYGYGLFTGGLGFHYGAEKVGASVIPISGGNSKRQVMIMRDYGSTILTCTPSYAVNIAEVLEEMGLTAADLKLKAGIFGAEPWSNNMRKNIEEKLGIIALDIYGLSEIIGPGVAIECPEKNGLHIFEDHFIPEIIDPETGDVLPYGSVGELVFTSLTKEALPMLRYRTRDITSLTLEKCPCGRTHVKMQRVSGRTDDMLIIRGVNVFPSQIESVLLQAGLVEPHYLIIVDRVKNLDTIEVQVEVSPTLFSDKIRKLEELGRKIEADMVSMLGISIKVRLVEPKSIERSEGKAKRVLDKRKI
- the tig gene encoding trigger factor; this translates as MKSEVEKIEKNRVALRVEVDAGEFEKAVQQAHKKLGKQVNIPGFRKGKVPRKVLERYIGKEALYNEASDIILPNAYYNAVVENELEPIDQPNVELVQAEEGKPFIFKATVEVVPEVNLGDYTNITVEKKVKEVTEADVDKYMANLQQRHAELVNVESGEVQPGDIVQINFEGFMDGKAFEGGKAENYSLTIGSNTFIPGFEDQILGMKQGEEKDINVTFPEDYHQKELAGKPALFKVRVNEIKRKELALLDDEFAKDVSEFDTLVELKNDARNKLKTTNETQAENKAKSDLIEKVIAQAEVEIPQVMIDRKVNEYLEDFKFRLQQQGLNYEQYLEYATLTEDKIKEDYRTRAEQRVKTELVLAAIAKKEAIVPSEEDVDKEIQEMAKIYNQTPDILKKYLEAQGNLEALKDSVKFDKTIEWLYSKAKVEAVSEEPKAQ
- the hisC gene encoding histidinol-phosphate transaminase, translated to MSEYQGIVARKALEKIKPYVPGKPLEEVERELGITNAIKMASNENPLGPSPKAVGATQKSLAKLHIYPDGACHNLTQKLVEHLKIGAEQIFIGNGSDSAIKLLGETFINPGDNAIMATPSFSEYDFSVKLMGGESKEIPCVDFKHDLASMLQAIDEKTKMVFICNPNNPTGTIITRQEIDDFMARVPENILVVFDEAYYEYVSDPQFVTGLEYIKKGYKNVIVLRTFSKIYGLAALRVGYAVADANLISWLKRAMLPFDVNTLAQVGATAALDDKEHVEKSKNVNEAGKKYLYEKFSAMGLTYTETETNFIWVKINQDCRKVFQAMLREGIIIRTGDIFGFNEYIRVTIGTPEQNERFINTLTKVVENIKK
- the rph gene encoding ribonuclease PH is translated as MGRNGGRHLDALRPVQIIRNYLQYAEGSCLISVGNTKVICTASIEDKVPPFLKGTNQGWITAEYAMLPRSTKTRTFREVTKGKASGRTQEIQRLVGRSLRSVVDLSVIGERTIWLDCDVLQADGGTRTAAVTGAFIALVDALQGMVQKKIIAELPVADFLAATSVGKVNGKLVLDLEYEEDSQAEVDMNVVMTAQGKIVEIQGTAEKSPFDRTELNKLLDLAQKGISELIALQRKTLAQNLEGAYHA
- a CDS encoding ACT domain-containing protein produces the protein MKIKQISVFLENKSGRLASVTKTLAQNNINIRALSIADTSDFGILRLIVDQPEFAYQKLKANGFTVSETEVIGVAMPDEPGGLAKVLQELEESEINIEYLYAFLSKSHENALVIFRVENIDEAIVKLTDKGLKVLPGDQIYKL
- a CDS encoding GerMN domain-containing protein — protein: MFRLQFKKSLCLLVFATIMLAIVAGCSTTDTLSSLKAKFSGNEEPTSANLEESTGIAEDQIASEEAQTETTKVLLYFSNADGKALVAEERTIPKVDGLARETINQLIQGPEAQSKLKATIPAGTKLKDINIRPDGKAIVDFSQDLVTNYSGDGTAETLTVYSIVNTLTQFPTVKEVQILVDGKQVETIGGHVKVSSAMTRDDKIIE
- a CDS encoding XTP/dITP diphosphatase, which translates into the protein MLEIVVATRNQGKLKEFKQLIQGLPIKLYSLDDFTEIPEIAETGSTFQENALLKARIVSQTTGLVTLADDSGLEVDKLHGEPGIYSARYAGEPTNDQANNAKLLNKLQGIPLAERTARFRAVIAIYLPEGKYYFAEGSCAGLIGLEPKGNFGFGYDPLFILPDLNKTMAELALEEKNEFSHRAKAFRQSVAILEKIIDKTAK
- a CDS encoding N-acetylmuramoyl-L-alanine amidase — its product is MIGRNKALADIRKVMQLKKYSTRWFFVLTVLLCNIFFGTVLVNAYAAGENVRITVNDKEIQADVQPYIDNQNRTMVSIRVISQELGYSVEWNSQAQEVTVRGQGTTIKLWVGKTESLVNGRQVTLDTTATLKDGRVMVPLRFIMESLGVSVNYNNQTRVVSIVQKDKGQENVEVIPVSGKVAQVSGSVVNIRSGPGTNYAVKTKVYSGQKLDVLGQNKSGDWYQVAVANNNAGWIAGSLVTLRSEGDTSSRTPEPGENSQTDTDTSDEELVSIENISVDTTGNDVTFTVTASGKLNYSTFRLDNPRRLVVDFPNSVLKLSEQLDTISVNQGLVKSIRVGQYSVRQSRITVDITGAAGIALASSANNSSKLTFKVEKPSLKGKTIVIDPGHGSIQSGGSSDPGARGPSGLFERDVVLNVSLKVKELLEAKGAKVIMTRTGNTYLTLKGRAEVANKNNAQIFVCIHCNASTSRSANGTATYYYAQGSLSTQREIRQRLASTVQEQLVKAIGRKNRGIVEANFAVLRYTNVPSILVETAFISNYEEEALLAKSDFQDKIAVGITNGIEKYFME